GGCCTTTCCCGACCACGCGGTCATGGCCGAGGAGTCCTCCGGCGGCCGGCTTCCCCGACCCGATCCCATGCCCCGCCATCTCTGGCTGGTGGACCCCCTGGACGGCACGACCAACTACGCCCACGGGCTGCCCATCTACGCCGTTTCGATCGGCCTCCTGGTCGAGGGGGTGCCGGCGCTCGGAGTGGTGTACGATCCCTCCCGCGACGAGCTCTTCCACGGCGGCGTCGGACTGGGCGCCTACCTGAACGACCAGCCGGTCCGGGTCAGCGCCGAGGCCGACCTCGAGCGGTCCATCCTGGCCACCGGCTTCCCCTACGACCTGCGGGTTTCCGCGGACAACAACCTGGAACACTTCACCCGGTTCAGCTACGCCTCCCAGGCCATCCGGCGCCTGGGGTCGGCGGCCCTCGACCTGTGCTATGTGGCCTGCGGAAGGCTCGACGGATTCTGGGAGATCAAGCTCCACCCCTGGGACACGGCGGCGGCGGCGGCCTTCATCCCCGAGGCGGGGGGGCGGATAAGCGATTATTCCGGCGGACCCTTCGACGTCTTCGGTCTGGAAACCGTGGCCTCGAACGGCCTGATACACGAGCCGATGCTCCGGGTCATCTCCTCGACCGAACCGTAAAGGAGACGGAATGCGGAGGACGACGCTTTTCCTCGGCTGGTTCGCGGTCCTCCTCCTCGTGTCCTGCGGCGGCAAGGAGGAGCCCCCGGCCGGGGAGGTCCTCGACCTCACCGCGTCCCCGGACGGCGGGGCCGTCGTTTCCCCCGAGGTATCCATCGCCGAGCGGTACGCCGAGGTGGCCGAGGGTCCGCTGAACCTGCGCGAGAAACCCACCGTGAATTCGGCGGTCATCGTCCAGTTGCCCGCCCGGGCCCGGGTGGAGATTCTTAGCGAGGGGCGCGAGGAAACCATCGGGGAGGACACCGACCGCTGGTACGAGGTGCGCACCGCCGACGGAAAACACGGTTACGTCTTCGGGGCTTTTTTGACGCTGGACGCGCCGGCGCCGGCCGAGGGAACACCCGCTCCCCCGACCACCCTGGTGCTGCCGGGCTCCGCGACCCCCATTCCCGGAGACCTCGGGCCCGTCGAGCTTTTAGGCCTGTCCGAAGAGTCGGAGACGGCGGGGCGGCTGGCCGAGGCCGTGGATTACCTGGCCGCGGCGCTTTCCCTCAACCCGGAGAACGTCAAGGGTTACTTCCACCTGAGCGATTTATACTTCGAGCTGGAACGCTACG
This sequence is a window from bacterium. Protein-coding genes within it:
- a CDS encoding inositol monophosphatase family protein — translated: AFPDHAVMAEESSGGRLPRPDPMPRHLWLVDPLDGTTNYAHGLPIYAVSIGLLVEGVPALGVVYDPSRDELFHGGVGLGAYLNDQPVRVSAEADLERSILATGFPYDLRVSADNNLEHFTRFSYASQAIRRLGSAALDLCYVACGRLDGFWEIKLHPWDTAAAAAFIPEAGGRISDYSGGPFDVFGLETVASNGLIHEPMLRVISSTEP
- a CDS encoding tetratricopeptide repeat protein, giving the protein MRRTTLFLGWFAVLLLVSCGGKEEPPAGEVLDLTASPDGGAVVSPEVSIAERYAEVAEGPLNLREKPTVNSAVIVQLPARARVEILSEGREETIGEDTDRWYEVRTADGKHGYVFGAFLTLDAPAPAEGTPAPPTTLVLPGSATPIPGDLGPVELLGLSEESETAGRLAEAVDYLAAALSLNPENVKGYFHLSDLYFELERYADAATALENFIAREPDSFWGHNNLGLACIRAKNYPRAIAVLERAVQLQPEGRSGDAGKEAVRLAYRNLIAAYQANRDSEGAERARRRMDAL